The DNA window AGGGGTATCAGTGGTTCGACAGCACGTTGAACCAGATCTGCCTCTGGCAGGAGACCGGTACGGATGGAGCCTTCTCCTGCGTACCGCGAGACATGGACACCCTCCCCAACGGCGAGGCGGGCTTTTTCGTCGATGCGAGCTGCACGGAGAAGCTGCTCAGCCGGAGCGCGCCGCTGCCTTCGGGCTCCCACTTCGTGAGGAAGCAGGGCGCCTGTGGCGAACCCTCGCGCTTCTACTCCGTGGGGGAGCCGTTCACGAACACGACCGCGTACTACAAGTCCGGCGCGAGCTGCCGCTCCTTCTCCGTGCCGTCCAACGACAAGATGTACCGGGTCGGGGCGGAGGTGGCCGCGGGAACCTTCGCCCGAGGAACGCTGCGCATCGGGGTGAGCGACGCCCGCCTGTCGCTCCAGTTCATCGAAGGCGAGGATGGCTCGGGGCAGTTCGTCCGCCTCATGGACACGGCCCGGAACACCGCCTGTGGGGCGCGCTGGGCGAGCGACGGGAAGTCTCGATGCCTGCCGCTCGGCCCCACCACCGCACTGGGCCAGTTGCCCTTCACCGCGGCGAACGAGTCGTGCACCGAAACCGCGTTCGCCTCGACCTGCGTGACGGCGCCCCGCTTCGCGGTGAACTACTCGCAAGGGCCGTGTGGGCCTGGCGCCAAGGTTCATGAGGTCGGGGAGCAGCTCGCGCAGGCCTACTCCTCGGCGGGTTCGGGCGTGTGCCAGCCACTCACGCGGGCGCCTGTCGATACGTTCTAC is part of the Myxococcus landrumus genome and encodes:
- a CDS encoding DUF7481 family protein; its protein translation is MRSRYTGLLLAVTVVLGCPSSDDGGEGPGGGNPEEFYKGGSRLKAQVTKTAEGVRWPSEGYQWFDSTLNQICLWQETGTDGAFSCVPRDMDTLPNGEAGFFVDASCTEKLLSRSAPLPSGSHFVRKQGACGEPSRFYSVGEPFTNTTAYYKSGASCRSFSVPSNDKMYRVGAEVAAGTFARGTLRIGVSDARLSLQFIEGEDGSGQFVRLMDTARNTACGARWASDGKSRCLPLGPTTALGQLPFTAANESCTETAFASTCVTAPRFAVNYSQGPCGPGAKVHEVGEQLAQAYSSAGSGVCQPLTRAPVDTFYFRAGAEVPPSNFVEAKEIDIKTHGRLKVRGVALGDSVKVPLMLHDTELNTPCDFMEDMNRKLRCFPSSSTFTSNDLFADAACTTPLAIDDNPTCAAAPPSRYIIQSTFTGDGPPRYRAYHAGAKHDGPVFVRPMGGGTPAGCRSAQRIPEATYYKLGAEIAATSLVEGTPGRD